The Brachybacterium huguangmaarense genome contains a region encoding:
- a CDS encoding heavy-metal-associated domain-containing protein: MTTSTYGITGLTCGHCASAVTEEVSEIDGVTEANVELVAGGTSSLTVTSAAPLAREDLVAAIAEAGEAYELADD; this comes from the coding sequence ATGACCACGAGCACCTACGGCATCACCGGCCTCACCTGCGGGCACTGCGCGAGCGCCGTCACCGAGGAGGTCTCGGAGATCGACGGGGTCACCGAGGCGAACGTCGAGCTGGTCGCGGGCGGCACCTCGTCGCTCACCGTCACCTCCGCCGCACCTCTCGCGCGCGAGGATCTGGTCGCGGCGATCGCCGAGGCCGGAGAGGCCTACGAGCTCGCCGATGACTGA